Proteins from one Solirubrobacterales bacterium genomic window:
- a CDS encoding LLM class F420-dependent oxidoreductase: MKLGVMAGYAVNQEQLFGMAQTAQDAEALGYDSIWTAEAYGFDAATPLAYFASKTDKIRLGSAIFQIPGRTPGNAAMTATTIDNLSNGRFVMGLGSSGPQVAEGWHGQPFAKQIQRTREYIEILRKMFAREYVEFEGEIYKLPLPDGLGKPLKLMTKPIQERIPIYLAAIGPKNTALAGELCDGWLPYLYGPEHADYLNANLKEGAERAGRSIDDIEVSPSIFTAVGRGDIDELRDRIRPLIALYVGGMGARGKNFYNALVTSYGFEEDAKKIQDLYLDKKYDDAAAAIPVELIDLVSLVGDKDRIADRIAAYNDIGTDNLMVVPMAADHEGRKEILTTVAAAAEQAGVL; the protein is encoded by the coding sequence ATGAAGCTCGGAGTTATGGCTGGATACGCAGTCAACCAGGAGCAGCTCTTCGGAATGGCGCAGACCGCACAGGACGCCGAAGCGCTTGGCTACGACTCGATCTGGACAGCGGAGGCCTACGGCTTTGACGCCGCGACGCCCTTGGCGTATTTCGCCAGCAAAACCGACAAGATCCGCCTCGGTTCAGCGATCTTCCAGATCCCCGGTCGCACGCCCGGCAACGCCGCGATGACGGCGACGACGATCGACAACCTTTCCAACGGCCGCTTCGTGATGGGCCTCGGGTCAAGCGGACCGCAAGTAGCCGAGGGCTGGCACGGTCAGCCCTTCGCCAAACAGATTCAGCGCACGCGCGAATACATCGAGATCCTGCGCAAGATGTTCGCCCGTGAATACGTCGAGTTCGAGGGCGAGATCTACAAGCTCCCGCTCCCAGATGGCCTGGGCAAGCCGCTCAAGCTGATGACCAAGCCGATCCAGGAGCGCATCCCGATCTACCTTGCGGCGATTGGCCCGAAGAACACCGCGCTTGCCGGGGAACTGTGCGACGGCTGGCTCCCGTATCTCTATGGACCCGAGCACGCTGACTACTTGAACGCCAACCTCAAAGAAGGCGCCGAGCGCGCCGGGCGCTCGATCGACGACATCGAGGTCTCGCCCTCGATATTCACGGCCGTCGGCCGTGGCGACATCGATGAGCTTCGCGACCGCATCCGCCCGCTGATCGCGCTGTACGTCGGCGGCATGGGCGCGCGCGGCAAGAACTTCTACAACGCGCTCGTCACCTCTTACGGCTTCGAGGAAGACGCCAAGAAGATCCAGGATCTGTATCTGGACAAGAAATACGACGACGCCGCTGCCGCGATCCCGGTTGAACTGATCGACCTCGTGTCGCTGGTCGGAGACAAGGACCGCATCGCCGACCGAATCGCCGCCTACAACGACATCGGCACCGACAACCTGATGGTCGTCCCCATGGCGGCCGACCATGAGGGCCGCAAAGAGATCCTCACCACGGTCGCCGCAGCAGCCGAACAAGCCGGCGTTCTCTAG
- a CDS encoding SDR family oxidoreductase, which translates to MAERAALITGGSSGIGFAIAKALGDAGYAVTISGRREDKLRAAGDDLRSGGIEVNDVVAPADQEDALIALVNAHVEKFGRIDVLVNSAGVGIGGQLEGYDTKFIDMQLAVNIRSMIIVTREAMPYLKEATKLNENGMAHVFNLASIAGRYGQPWLSLYAATKAAVANWTNGMHKEFQNEGIRFTALSPAFVETPMTEFAKAGGVKGEDMIRPEDLSSAVLWLLQLSPQVRVPEIIFERVGDDLF; encoded by the coding sequence GTGGCGGAGCGCGCAGCACTCATCACCGGGGGATCGAGCGGAATCGGATTTGCGATTGCCAAAGCTCTTGGCGACGCCGGTTACGCCGTGACGATCAGCGGCCGCCGTGAGGACAAGCTCCGCGCCGCCGGCGACGACCTCCGCTCCGGCGGAATCGAGGTCAACGATGTCGTCGCTCCGGCCGATCAGGAAGATGCCCTCATAGCCTTGGTGAACGCACACGTCGAGAAGTTCGGACGCATCGATGTGCTCGTGAACAGCGCAGGCGTTGGTATCGGAGGCCAGCTCGAGGGCTACGACACCAAGTTCATCGACATGCAGCTAGCGGTGAACATCCGCTCGATGATCATCGTCACGCGCGAAGCGATGCCGTACCTGAAGGAAGCCACAAAGCTGAACGAGAACGGCATGGCGCACGTGTTCAACCTCGCCTCCATTGCTGGCCGCTACGGACAGCCGTGGCTTTCGCTCTACGCAGCAACAAAGGCGGCCGTCGCCAACTGGACCAACGGCATGCACAAGGAATTCCAGAACGAGGGCATCCGCTTCACGGCGCTCTCCCCGGCGTTCGTCGAAACACCGATGACGGAGTTCGCCAAGGCCGGCGGAGTCAAGGGCGAGGACATGATCCGCCCAGAAGATCTTTCAAGCGCAGTGCTCTGGCTTCTGCAGCTCTCGCCGCAGGTTCGAGTTCCAGAAATCATTTTCGAACGCGTCGGCGACGACCTGTTCTAA
- a CDS encoding Hpt domain-containing protein: protein MSDPMAELTQRFKAEALDRTDQIEILLSSLSSAADPALICDEIRDQAHKLKGAAGVFGFHDFKERSAEVEEEASAQAGAADGETAYGALAPVVGELLAVIPAQ from the coding sequence ATGAGTGACCCGATGGCAGAACTGACCCAGCGCTTCAAGGCCGAGGCTCTCGACCGCACCGACCAGATCGAGATCCTTCTCAGCTCGCTTTCGTCGGCAGCCGATCCTGCCTTGATCTGCGACGAGATTCGCGATCAGGCCCACAAGCTCAAGGGAGCTGCCGGGGTCTTCGGATTCCACGACTTCAAGGAGCGGTCGGCCGAAGTAGAAGAGGAAGCGTCGGCGCAGGCTGGCGCCGCAGATGGCGAGACGGCCTACGGCGCGCTGGCCCCGGTCGTCGGTGAACTGCTTGCCGTGATACCGGCGCAATGA
- a CDS encoding ferritin, whose protein sequence is MLKDSVQTALNDQVKQEFYSAHVYLSMCAWFEDQGLPGFASWMRMQYQEELGHGIKIFDFINDRDGKVIIEGVEAPPTSWANPLAAFEAAYENEKAVSASIDDLYNLADGERDHATKVMLQWFITEQVEEEASTKQAVDRLKLAGDDSSAMLVLDEQFGSRTTA, encoded by the coding sequence ATGCTCAAGGATTCAGTACAGACCGCCCTGAACGATCAGGTCAAGCAGGAGTTCTACTCCGCTCACGTCTACCTCTCGATGTGCGCATGGTTCGAGGATCAGGGCCTGCCCGGGTTCGCCAGCTGGATGCGCATGCAGTACCAGGAAGAGCTCGGCCATGGCATAAAGATCTTCGACTTCATCAACGACCGCGACGGCAAGGTAATAATCGAGGGCGTCGAGGCTCCTCCTACGAGCTGGGCAAACCCTCTCGCAGCTTTCGAGGCCGCTTACGAGAACGAGAAGGCCGTCAGCGCGTCAATCGACGATCTGTACAACCTCGCCGACGGAGAGCGCGACCACGCGACCAAGGTCATGCTGCAGTGGTTCATCACCGAGCAGGTCGAAGAAGAAGCGTCGACCAAGCAGGCGGTCGATCGCTTGAAGCTTGCTGGTGACGACAGTTCCGCGATGCTCGTGCTTGACGAGCAGTTCGGTAGTCGCACGACCGCTTAA
- a CDS encoding low temperature requirement protein A: MSAAFADLKPGLEGQRVHALRDREEGTEVSTLELFFDLVYVFAITQLSYLLLEDLTWRGALQTGILTVAIWWAWIDTTWITNWFDPHRLPVRLMLIGLMGMSLVMSAAIPEAWDGRSEWFAIAYVVIQVGRSGLCLFMLGRNEQAENFSRITIWALLTAPLWIVGGFLQGDAQLLLWSVAVLIDSSAPALGYRVPRLGASSTQVWNISGGHLAERCQLFVIIALGESILLIGGTLAKEKELTAPLALAFALTFSTSVMMWWVYFSRAGKAAEIFEHSKNPGGMGRAYTYFHIPMIAGIIAYAVAAEKVIAHPTGQVNPELTAVAVGGVCLYMFGNAVFNSRITHAFPKRRTITLLAVAAVIPFAQFLSPLLLLAWIITPLICLATLDGVTKPPPYRDESGDEPEEDIDFAEGGNT, translated from the coding sequence GTGAGTGCAGCATTCGCAGACCTGAAGCCTGGCCTCGAGGGCCAGCGAGTCCACGCTCTTCGCGATCGCGAAGAAGGAACCGAGGTCTCGACACTCGAGCTGTTCTTCGACCTCGTATACGTCTTTGCGATCACCCAGCTCTCTTACCTCCTGCTTGAGGACCTGACATGGCGCGGTGCACTTCAGACCGGAATCCTCACGGTGGCGATTTGGTGGGCTTGGATCGACACGACTTGGATCACCAACTGGTTTGATCCGCACCGCCTACCCGTTCGACTGATGCTGATCGGCCTGATGGGCATGAGTCTCGTGATGTCCGCGGCCATTCCAGAGGCTTGGGACGGCCGCTCCGAATGGTTTGCGATCGCCTACGTCGTCATCCAAGTTGGCCGTAGTGGGCTGTGCCTTTTCATGCTCGGCAGGAACGAGCAGGCCGAGAATTTCTCGCGCATCACGATCTGGGCACTGCTCACTGCGCCGCTCTGGATAGTCGGCGGGTTCTTGCAAGGTGATGCCCAGCTCCTATTGTGGTCGGTGGCTGTCCTGATCGACAGCTCGGCACCGGCACTTGGCTACCGAGTGCCGCGGCTGGGTGCTTCAAGTACGCAGGTCTGGAACATTTCCGGCGGACATCTGGCAGAGCGCTGTCAGTTGTTTGTGATCATTGCGCTCGGTGAGTCGATCCTGCTCATCGGCGGAACCCTCGCCAAGGAAAAGGAATTGACGGCGCCGTTGGCCCTGGCATTTGCCTTGACCTTCTCCACGAGCGTGATGATGTGGTGGGTCTACTTCTCGCGTGCCGGCAAGGCGGCCGAAATCTTCGAGCATTCGAAGAACCCGGGCGGGATGGGCCGCGCCTACACCTATTTCCACATCCCGATGATCGCCGGAATCATCGCGTACGCCGTCGCCGCTGAAAAGGTCATCGCGCACCCGACCGGGCAGGTCAATCCCGAGCTGACGGCCGTTGCGGTCGGAGGAGTCTGCCTCTATATGTTTGGCAACGCCGTATTCAACTCGCGCATCACCCACGCGTTCCCCAAGCGTCGAACGATCACGCTGCTTGCAGTCGCCGCGGTGATCCCGTTTGCTCAGTTCCTCTCTCCGCTGCTACTGCTCGCCTGGATCATCACCCCGCTGATCTGCCTGGCGACGCTCGACGGCGTAACGAAGCCCCCTCCGTATCGCGACGAATCAGGCGACGAGCCGGAGGAGGACATCGATTTCGCCGAAGGCGGCAATACTTAA
- a CDS encoding carbonic anhydrase, with translation MPFTDILTANSAYAADHSELANGRARRGLAIVTCIDTRIDPLEAFGLIPGDAKVIRNAGARVTDDVLRTLIIASHALGVNRIALIQHTDCGVANNTQDSLTSIVETQTGESIGDLDFLTIDDQTSTLHKDAQKIRDCKLLPDGTEVGEFIFDVHSGKLTPVE, from the coding sequence ATGCCGTTCACTGACATTCTCACCGCCAACTCCGCCTACGCGGCAGACCACTCGGAACTCGCGAATGGCCGCGCACGCCGAGGCCTCGCAATCGTCACTTGTATCGACACGCGCATCGACCCGCTCGAAGCATTCGGCCTGATCCCGGGCGACGCGAAGGTCATTCGTAACGCCGGCGCCCGCGTCACCGATGACGTGCTGCGCACACTGATCATCGCCTCGCACGCCCTGGGCGTCAACCGCATCGCGCTGATCCAGCACACCGACTGCGGCGTCGCCAACAACACTCAGGATTCACTGACGAGCATCGTCGAGACCCAGACCGGCGAATCAATCGGCGATCTCGACTTTCTCACGATCGACGACCAGACAAGCACGCTGCACAAGGACGCGCAGAAGATCCGCGACTGCAAGCTGCTCCCCGACGGCACCGAGGTCGGCGAGTTCATCTTCGACGTGCACAGCGGGAAGCTGACCCCCGTCGAGTGA